One window from the genome of Anticarsia gemmatalis isolate Benzon Research Colony breed Stoneville strain chromosome 8, ilAntGemm2 primary, whole genome shotgun sequence encodes:
- the LOC142974644 gene encoding uncharacterized protein LOC142974644 — translation MSVLRSIVVLALVAVAYGIPMPQSQPSGQNLVPGVFIPADAFKNLQDRANANDRINQQPSSSQVYQPSTNPQQVYQPSTNPQPTYQPATNPQPTYQPATNPQPTYQPVTNPQPTYQPVANQPQYNNIQYQQPTVSTQQVVPVQPSNLNNQPVLTNQPVVTNQAQPLVADRIGEQNGNQPTVVLTNQPNPQPNQVIYVQQPMPSQQTIYVPQNQPQQPSQGVVLQNGQVGQPTNVIIANPSSGNQPQGQNPGTVYTLIPLNGQNSNSNGGSYLIQSGNSNPIVLSTGK, via the exons ATGAGCGTGTTACGATcg ATCGTGGTGCTAGCCCTAGTAGCCGTTGCATACGGTATCCCGATGCCACAGTCTCAGCCCAGCGGCCAGAACTTAGTCCCGGGAGTCTTCATACCGGCCGATGCCTTCAAGAACCTGCAGGACAGAGCCAACGCCAACGACAGGATCAATCAACAACCGAGCTCCAGCCAAGTGTACCAACCGAGCACAAATCCCCAACAAGTCTACCAACCGAGTACGAACCCGCAGCCAACCTACCAACCTGCTACCAACCCGCAGCCAACCTACCAACCTGCTACCAACCCGCAACCAACCTACCAACCTGTTACCAACCCACAGCCGACATACCAACCAGTCGCCAACCAACCACAGTACAACAATATCCAATATCAGCAACCAACAGTCAGTACCCAACAAGTAGTGCCAGTTCAACCTTCAAACTTAAACAACCAACCGGTTCTGACGAATCAGCCTGTCGTAACCAACCAAGCACAACCACTAGTTGCCGATCGTATTGGCGAGCAGAATGGTAACCAGCCGACTGTAGTGCTGACCAACCAACCAAACCCACAGCCCAATCAAGTTATTTACGTGCAGCAACCCATGCCAAGCCAGCAAACCATCTATGTGCCTCAGAATCAACCTCAGCAACCGAGTCAAGGTGTGGTCTTGCAAAACGGCCAGGTTGGTCAACCAACCAACGTAATCATTGCCAACCCTTCAAGCGGGAATCAACCCCAGGGCCAGAATCCCGGAACTGTGTACACATTAATACCTCTCAATGGACAGAATTCCAACTCTAATGGAGGTTCTTATTTGATACAGTCGGGAAACTCTAACCCGATCGTTCTAAGCACTGGCAAATAA